The Streptomyces venezuelae genomic interval CAGTACCTGAAGGACCACCCGGTCTACTACGCGGGCCCGGCCAAGACCCCCGAGGGGTACGCCTCCGGCTCCTTCGGTCCGACGACGGCCGGCCGCATGGACTCGTACGTGGAGCAGTTCCAGGCCGCGGGCGGCTCGAAGGTCATGCTGGCCAAGGGCAACCGCTCCGGGCAGGTCACCTCCGCGTGCGACGCGCACGGCGGCTTCTACCTGGGCTCGATCGGCGGCCCGGCGGCCCGTCTCGCGCAGGACTGCATCAAGAAGGTCGAGGTCGTCGAGTACGAGGAGCTCGGCATGGAGGCGGTCTGGAAGATCGAGGTCGAGGACTTCCCTGCCTTCATCGTCGTGGACGACAAGGGCAACGACTTCTTCCAGAACCCGGCGCCGGAGCCGACCTTCACGCACATCCCGGTGCGGGGTCCCGGCCTCGGCTGATCCCGCCGGTTTCCGCTGCCTGACAGAGCCCCTGGTCCGTGGGTACGGACCGGGGGCTCTGACCGTCTCCGCTCAGAATCTCGCTACCGACCGGTAGACCTCTCGTTACCTACCGGTCAGTATTGGCCGCGAGCATGTCAACCATTGAGCCGGTAGACCACTCGGGAGCCCCCATGCCCTCCGTACCCCCCACCACCCCCGCGACCACCCGCACGGCAGCCCGCAGGCGCGTCGCCGCCGGCGCCACGGGTGCGCTGGCCCTGACGGCCTGCCTCGTCGTCGGTCCCGCGCCCGCCGCCTCCGCGGCCGACCCGGACACCCACCTGGTGTCGACCGCCGCCCTCGAGGACGTGGACTACGCGACCTGGCGCAAGGACGTGGCCGCCGTCGTCGCCCAGGCCCGCCCGTACATCGAGGAGCGCGCGGAGGACGCCGGCACCGAGAAGCAGGCGATCGTCCTCGACATCGACAACTCCTCGCTGGAGACCGACTTCCACCCCTTCTGGGAGCTGCCGACCCCGGCCATCCCGGAGATCCGCGACCTGGTCGGGGACGCCCACGCCAAGGGAGTGAAGGTCTTCTTCGTCACCGCGCGGCCGGGCATCATCCACTCCCTCACCGACTGGAACCTGAAGCGGGTCGGCTACCCGGTCGACGGTCTGTACGTGCGCTCGCTGCCCGACCTGTTCGCCGAGGTCAGCGCGTACAAGACGGAGAAGCGCGCGGAGATCGAGGCCAAGGGGTACACGATCATCGCGAACATCGGCAACAACACCACCGACATCGTCGGCGGGCACGCCGAGCGCGCCTTCAAGCTGCCCGACTACGACGGCAAGCTCTCCTAGTCGTACGCGGTCGTACGAGGCCGTACGAGGTCGCACACGGTCGTACGCGCCGTCCTACCGCGTGAGGCGGAAGTCCAGCCGCGCGTACTCCCCGTCCTCGGTCGAACGGATCTGGCCGCTCACGTCCTTGAAGTCGCCGGTCCCGCCGGTGACGGCGATGTCGAACGGGGCGGGCTGCTCGGTCTCCGCCGAGAAGGGGAGGATGACCTGGCCGGCGATCTGCCCACCGGGGCCGCCGGTCAGGATGAAGGTGCCCACGCACGTCAGGTCGCCGGGGCTGTCCGGGCCGCCGACCCGCGCCACGGTGCAGCTCACGGCGTCCCGGCCGACCTTCTCGCCGCCCTTGGTCCTGTACAGGTCCTCGGCGAAGGCGAAGGTGTCGCCGACGGCGGGGGCCGGAACACCCTCGCCGGGGTCCTCGGGCCCCTCGGGTTCCTCGACCACGACTTCCCTCGCGTAGAGGGTGAATTCCAGGTCCACGGCCTGGGATGCGGTGGCGGAGGCCGGGGCGGCGGCGGCGAAGGCGACGAGTGCGACGGTGGCTGCGCCGAGCGCACCGGTCCTCCTGAAGCTCCGGGACATGACCTGTCCTCCTCGCGGGTGGCGGTTCTCCCCCTCGGCTCGCTTCATTGTCCGCCTCCGGTCCCGGGGCCGCCCGCCCGCGCGGCTACCCTGACGGCCATGGAACACCCGATACGGATCATGGCCTCGGCCGCCGCCCTGCTGGTCAGCGGGGTGCTGACGGCCGGTTGCGCCGCTCCCGAGCCGCTGCCCGAGGTCACGCAGGGCGCCCGGCCGACCGCGGCGCCGGCCACGGAGGGCACGAAGGACGCGAAGGCCGCGGCCCCTTCCGGTGCGACCCTCGGCGGTGCGGGGTCGGCCTGTGCGCTGCCCGTCTCCTTCGCGCTGGCGGAGGAGTGGGAGCCCGAGGCGATCGAGGACCCCGAGAACCCGGAGTTCGCGGCGCTCACCCGCCAGGGACCGGCCACGGTCCGCTGCGAGGTGGACGCCAAGCCGGCGGGGCACGTCGGTTACCTCCGGGTGTGGACGGCGGGGAAGGCTCCCGCCCGGGCCGCCCTCGAAGGCTTCGTGAAGGCCGAGGAGAAGTCCACCGGCGTCACCTACCGGGAGACGAAGGCGGGCGCCCTGCCCGCCATCGAGGTGACGTACACGGTCGCCGACGAGCTGCTGGAGGAGCCCAAGGAGGAGCGGGCCTTCGCCGTCGCGACCCCGAAGGGGACGGTGATCGTCCACCTCGGCGGGCTCGACACGGCGGAGCACCGGGCGATGCTCCCGGCGTACGAGCTGGCGAAGAGCACGGCGAAGGCGCTCTGAAGGAGCGAAGGCACGTGGAACCGTGGCCCCCCGTCCCGCACCGGACGAGGGGCCACGGCGCCTTCGGGGGCCCTACACGAACTTCTGGTTCGCGGAGCCGTCGCAGTTCTGGAGCCGGACCGGCTCCTTCGCCGCGCCCTGGGCGAGGCAGAGGCCCGTCGCGCCCGCGGGCCGGATGGTGGCGCCGTCACGGACGAACTTCTGGTTGGCGCCGCCGTGGCAGTTCCAGATGATGAGCGCCCTCCCCGCCTGGAAGCCGGAGGCGGGCACGTCCAGGCAGCGGTCCTGGGTGAGTTCCGTGTGGATGCTCCGGCGGGCGGAGTCGTACCACCAGCCCTGGTTGCGGCCGCCGTGGCAGTCCCAGCCGAGCACGCCGGTGTCGTTGGCCGAGGAGGCCGCCTCGACGTCCAGACAGTTGCCGGTGGCCTGGTTCTTCAGCGGTTTGTACGCGTCGTCCCAGGCGACCGGGAAGAGCGTCGGCGTACCCGAGGAGTCGACGTCGGCGCAGCTCGCCTCTCGGAGACCGGAGCCGTAGATCTGCGTGAGGCAGGAGGCGAAGGCGGCGTGTCCTCGCGCGTTGGGGTGGAAGGACTGCCGGACCGAGTTCTCGTCCGGGGTGCCGGGCTTGGAGAGGTCGATGTAGAGACCGCGGGCCCAGGTGTCCTCCATGCAGACCTCGTGGCCGTGGAAGAGCCGCGAGTTGTCGAGGTAGACGGCCCCGGTCGAGGCGGCGGCCCTGCGCATGCCGCGCTCGAAGGCGGGGACGGCGGTGTTGCGGCCCCAGACGGTGTCGGAGTCGTAGCCGAGTCCGCCGCAGACGAGCTTGCCGGGGAAGGAGGGGTTGTCGTGGAAGTCGGGGCCGATGGGGCTGGGGTAGCCCATGACGACGAGCTTGTAGTCGCCGTCGGCGTATCCGGCGTCGCGCATGACGGTCTTGAGGTCGCGCACGGTCTGCTCGACCTTGGGGACGAGCGCGTCGACGCGGGCCTGCCAGCCGGGGGCGTACTTGGGCTCGCAGGCGCCCTGGAGCAGCAGGTAGCGCTGGACGCAGTCGGTCATGACGGGGCCGAACTGCAGGTCGTCGTTGGCTCCGGCGACGAGCAGGACCATCTTGATGCGGGTGTTGCGGGCCTTGACGGCGAGGTTGTCGCTCTGGACGAGCTCGTCGGCGTACTGCTTCGAGCCGC includes:
- a CDS encoding ricin-type beta-trefoil lectin domain protein — translated: MKRTRYRLRWPIAAVAAAAAALGTMTAAAPAGATPATGTAAVTASVPLPPELEAIRAAEATKIYGDPAERPLAQRKTGLISLGDSEISGEGVGTYEPPTNGPTNWCHRSPDAAIHRTGIPADLTFNVSCSGAYTGNIRIGGSKQYADELVQSDNLAVKARNTRIKMVLLVAGANDDLQFGPVMTDCVQRYLLLQGACEPKYAPGWQARVDALVPKVEQTVRDLKTVMRDAGYADGDYKLVVMGYPSPIGPDFHDNPSFPGKLVCGGLGYDSDTVWGRNTAVPAFERGMRRAAASTGAVYLDNSRLFHGHEVCMEDTWARGLYIDLSKPGTPDENSVRQSFHPNARGHAAFASCLTQIYGSGLREASCADVDSSGTPTLFPVAWDDAYKPLKNQATGNCLDVEAASSANDTGVLGWDCHGGRNQGWWYDSARRSIHTELTQDRCLDVPASGFQAGRALIIWNCHGGANQKFVRDGATIRPAGATGLCLAQGAAKEPVRLQNCDGSANQKFV
- a CDS encoding HAD family acid phosphatase, translating into MPSVPPTTPATTRTAARRRVAAGATGALALTACLVVGPAPAASAADPDTHLVSTAALEDVDYATWRKDVAAVVAQARPYIEERAEDAGTEKQAIVLDIDNSSLETDFHPFWELPTPAIPEIRDLVGDAHAKGVKVFFVTARPGIIHSLTDWNLKRVGYPVDGLYVRSLPDLFAEVSAYKTEKRAEIEAKGYTIIANIGNNTTDIVGGHAERAFKLPDYDGKLS
- a CDS encoding lipoprotein is translated as MEHPIRIMASAAALLVSGVLTAGCAAPEPLPEVTQGARPTAAPATEGTKDAKAAAPSGATLGGAGSACALPVSFALAEEWEPEAIEDPENPEFAALTRQGPATVRCEVDAKPAGHVGYLRVWTAGKAPARAALEGFVKAEEKSTGVTYRETKAGALPAIEVTYTVADELLEEPKEERAFAVATPKGTVIVHLGGLDTAEHRAMLPAYELAKSTAKAL